Genomic segment of Xiphias gladius isolate SHS-SW01 ecotype Sanya breed wild chromosome 16, ASM1685928v1, whole genome shotgun sequence:
GTTCATACAACTTGTCTGTTCTATCCCACAGTCACTTTGACTTAAGGGAGCTCTGCTTGGCACATCATACCTTGGTTGCGAATCACCTACCAGGCTACTAAATTCTTTGTCCTCCCCTGACAGAAACTAAATAAGATGCATTGAATGAGACATGCATCTGTAATTGCAGTGGCTCAAAGAGAACTGGGTAgtagtttatttcttttagtCACAAAGGTCACCTTGTTGTTTTCTCCATAAATGCAATGGCATGTTTATTATGTTGCCAGTTTAGGTGTGGTAAACTGTACaaactgttgtatttttgtcGGTGCGCTAGACATTTGGTGTTTGCTCTTTTGCTTGTAAATTTTGGGGTATATTATACATTAGAGAAAAGCCAAATACTTCCATATTTGATGTGATTTCAATGATGCAGATGAGCAGCTGATTTACTCTATTGTAAGCTTTGAAACTCAGTTTGTGCGGTGGTTGTGCttatggttatttttttcctctacctGCAGTTTGCTTTTACCTTGGGCATCATGTCCTCCATGAATTTCTGTCCTCCAAAGCCAGGTTCGACAGTCATGACCAGAGCCATGTCGATGAGGTTGGCCCAAGGAGCAAGCTCTTCAACCGTTGTACCCGGTTTTATGGCCAAACCCACCTACAACATTTACACTATGTTAATATGAGTTGTCCTAAAAACAGTGGCCtcagaaattacatttgtatgtgaaattaatatttcaaattttcctATCAATATCAGCTTGTACAAATACCAATATGCATTTATCTAAAAGTCTTTTCAGACAAGCCTTTCTAACAAGTGGTTTCTTAAATACATCTAATGATCCATTAtacattcatccatccatccatcttatGCCGCTTATCGGGTCTTGTCGCAGTGGCCAcaggttaagcaaggcagcTCAGACGTTcctctccccagcaacattttccagctcctTCTGGGGGATCCCAAGGCATTCCCAGCCCAGAGGAGATTTATAatctctccagtgtgttctgggtctaccccgggatctcctaccagttggacgtACCCCGAAGACCTCCAGTGGAAGGTacccaggaggcatcctaatcagatgcccaAACCCACTCAACTGGCTGCTTTCGATGGAAACAAGCTATGGCTCTACTCCGAGCTCTCCGCGGATGTCTCCTTACCCtatctctaaggctgagcccagccacccACCGAGTAAACTCATTTCAGCCGCATGTATCCATGATCTCATtctttgggtcattatccacaGCCCATGACCATATTTGAAGGTCGGAACGAAAATCGACTGGTAAATCGAAAGCTTTGCCTCTTAACCACAACGGTCAAGTACAACGCCCTCTTTACCACTGAAGCCACACCGATCCACCTATCAATCTCCCGTTCCATCCTACCCTTAACCGTGTAAATGACCCCGAGATACTTAAACACCCTCACTTGGGGCAGAAACTCAGTCCCAACCCAAAGAGAGCAAATGCACCGTTTTCGGACAGAGAACCATGTCCTCAAACATGGAGGTGCTGACCCTTGACCTGGCCGCGTCACACTCACCTGCGGACCGCCCCAATGTATGCTAAAGGTCACGGTCTGATGAAGCCACTAGAACCACGTCACCTGCAAATAGCAGAGACGCAGCTCTGAGCCCCTAAACTGGACATTCCTCTCACCATGGCTGTGCCTTGATATCCAGTCCATGAAGATCACCCTCCcaggtttattttcttaattagtGACATTTTACTTAACACACTCTGCAGCTGGACTTCAGTTCTGCCTCTTGCGGTGCAGAGTCGTTCTCTCACCTTCATGCCACTCTCTTTTATCTCCTTGATGAGGTTTCCAGGGTTGGTGGTGGCCTCAATGTGGAATGTGTACTGGTTGGCTCCTGCTGCAGCCATGGGCTTCACCCATTGCTCCGGCCGAGACACCATCATGTGCATGTCTGCAACATCAACACTGTCACAATACTGTATACCACCACACAGCAGAGGCATTCATGATTCAATTCAATGGGATAATGGGGTTAAGGTTTGTATAGTCTACTACAGTGTATGTGagggtgtttttatttctcaccaAAGAAAGGGTCTTGGCCTACTGACTTCCTTAAGCACTCTACCATGGGATGGCCAAATGTGATGTTGGGGACAAAATGCCTTTAAAAGGAACCAAATCTGACAATTAACTAGCAGTTCTTGAGTAACATTCCCATCTTGCATAAAAAGCGGCAAAGTAACACCTTACGTAAGCTTAGAGGaagataaaaatgtgtaaacCCTAAACAAGCAGTGGGAAGAGGTCTTGTAAGACTTGGAGCACAGTATAATTTTTGACCTCCTGAGGTTTGGAAACCCTCTTCAGTGACACACTTAAACCAGATAAATCCAGTTACATAGACATCGGCTCCCCCCCAGCTTAACTTCTGGCAAGCTAACTTAGCTTGTTGATGTTAGCCAACTCGAGCTCTACTCGCAATGAACTTCCAAGCGGCTTGATAGTCGCCAGCATGCTAGTTTACTTAACTAAGTGCTGATAAAACTGACCCGTCCATAACGTCGAGGTGCAGGTAATCTGCCCCGCACTCCATCATCCGCACACACTCGCTGCCCAGACAGGACAGGTCGCTGCTCAGGATGGACGGACCAATCTTCGCACTGTAAGccatgctgttgctgctgttgctgctgttactgtCCGCATGCAGCCAGGCAGCTAACACTAGGCCAAGGTAACTACAAGATAACGTACAAAATCCGCCGATAacctttcaaagtaaaagccaCAAGTTGCCGCAAAACGTTTTTCTTAACAGCTCACTAACAAAATTGTAGGCATTTAAGATACAGCAGAAATGCTGACAAGTAGCAAGTAAAAATTGTTCCCAGAAAATGGCAGGCTTACCCTAAAGGTGGTTGTATGGCGTAACCTCTACAGTGAAACAGGCTGTGATGGATCAAATACAGTCTATgggatatataaataaattcgTGACTGCCTTTTGATGCAGTTGTCGTTAATTAAGTGGCTGTCGTTGTATGCTATCACCTCTTTATACTccttgctttaaaaaagaaatctaataatgataatgataaaaataataatcagggCTAGAATGAAATGATATATCATCCAGCCGCGAAACAAGCATGTAAGTATaaggaaaaaacatgtaaaaaaaaaatagtgattaaGTAATAATTTTCTGCATCGTTTTTTGCCAATTTACCATCATAACTACTATATTCACATATAACAAGTAATttcattgaatattttttataatatttgttataataataatatataatgattattattattattattattataacaaatatTATATCACATAACATATCTTCTCCTGTTCGCACTTTGAACTTACTTTTCGTGCGGGCCCGAAAagtcttattttgaaggcaaCTTTGAACGCACCTCCGGTATTACGCTGGGTATCAGTGGGTAGCTTGATAACTCTCTGGCCCATGTTCTGGAGGCACACTTCCGCCTTCAAAATAAGACAACGCCTATTTTTCAACACTAGATGGCGCATGGCTCATACGGGTAATGAGCTGTCATTCACATACTGTCTGTGTCTCTACACAGCCCTACACAGAGGATTTAATTTGAATGGCCGGGTGCTGATGGAGGAGACTACTGATGCAAAACCTGtgtgaataatgttttttgtcttctgcaACAGAACTATTAGCTGCAAAATATTCTTGCGAAACTTCAATTCTTGTCTTTTACTTCTACTCTGaaaaagaataatgaaaaaGGCATTTTCTGAGAAATCGTAGAAGACAGTTCTGTGAGCCTCATCCAAAACCCAAAATTTCTTTTGGGTCAATTTCAGTAATAGGATGCTTTGTTGAGTAATATGGAACACGTTTTTGTAATCAGCGTATTGTGTTTAGTAGGAGACACTGAGTAGTAATGTGGGACACAGTGTACTAAGTGGTGTAAAGGGCAAAAAATTGCCACATCTTTTGAATCCTTTCTCAATTCACATAATCCAGAATGCTTTCTGCCTTTACTTTCTCTCAGTGTTTGGCCAATGATCTCATGTTTTAATGCCTCTCTGTGAGATTTCACAGAGCTATTCTTGTCAGCCAcctttctccatctgtctttgtcattttgtgATATCATTACTTAAAGTATGCGTGAGATAGATAGTTTGATGGGCTCAGAGGAAAACTTTTCCACAGATGGTGGGTGAGGACACAGGCTTTAATGATATAAAAGTTGTatgggctttaaaaaaaataggggTCTGTTGATTCAAGCAGTTTGTTGGAGCTGGATGGAGAACAGGTTAGCATGCAGGGCTACTGTCTGACAAGGACCGATGAGAAATCTATTCCTCAAAGATGGTAAGCCTCCTACATAAGTGGAGAAGATAAGCAGCACTATTACCATTAGAACAGCCTTTAATGTACCATATGTTACCTGACACCaacttaaaaatgaacaaatgattaaacagacaaaacacaaaaataggcttccaatttaaaaaatatttaaattttataaaatacttttacaaaacatgtttgtccTGAATAATCTAATTACATTCAATCATGTTATGACTGTGATGTCATATCCGTTTGATCATGTGATTTCATATTCATGGTTAGCGGACTCAAGTTTCTGTGGGCAGCCTCCAGATAATTAAATATGGGAGTTTTAATTAGTCCCAGATGTCTCATAATATCTGCATAATTTATACATTATGGTATTTTATCTCCTATAGTTTAGTGTCATTATTGCTCTTCAGAGATCATTTTTGCGGTATCTTTACTACACATCCAGAGTTATTCTGTGTATGATTTGTGTGTCAGCATCATCATCTTGGATACAGTCCACGGAAGTGGTATGAATGTTTTTCATATGAGTGTGTGAGGTGATTGGATTTATAAGGAGCAGAGggctgaagtttaaaaaaagcctcTCTGCAGCACTCTGCTGAGGGCCACAAAGGGCCTCGCTCATACTGTATACCAAGATTGGCTaaacaaaatctgacatttaTGAGTTTTGCCAACATCTCGCGTTACTGTGGCAATGATGGAAACACTGGTAGCATGGCATTCTCTGGCAGACAGGGAGATATGATATATGAGATTTTTGAGTGGGGTTGAGTAAGTTGGCATCACAGAGAACTGGGGCCTCAAGAGTCTCTGAAGAAGGTAGTAAAAAGGCTTCAGGCTTTGACGGTGATTTTGTGGACCTGTGCCATAGCTGCAAAGGGCTGAGTTTTATACGTCGGTCCATACAAAAGTCTGTCATGGTACCTCTCTGTAGAAAGTGTCCCTCTGATTCCTGAGAGCAGGGTCAATGGGAGAGGGGGCCAAGGAAGTTTCACTGCTGCTCATTCAGTGACAGTTGTCTTTTTAACAAAGGTAGTTGGGACAATATTTTGagcaaaatggaaatttaaggGGTGGTTAGATAGTCTGTTTCCACCAGACTGGTGCATTACCCAACCTGGttgatgtatttgtgtttgatCTTTAACAgggtttattatttttcctgcaGCCAACACTAAGACACATTCATCACCTTTACTGCACACAGCTTATTCACATAATTTCAGTCAACCCTGGGCTTCTGTTTACTGGAGGTCCCCATTAAAGTCACCCTTTTTTGGTTTAGTGGAGGAGGAACAGTTCAGCAATCATTTTCAAGATGCTATCCGGCTGTTCTCTATCGCACATCGCTGCCATATCCTCAGTTTAAATACGCCCCAGAATAACCTATACCAGCACTTTACtgtcaaaaatattcacatggTTTCCTGATGAAATTGATATGTACAGAAAGAGAATTAGAAGAGTTTTCAAAAAGCAGTCATATGAATTGCAAACAAAACCTTAATTATtctcaaaatatatataatgctCATGTTATCATGCACTGTCAAGTATTGCATTATTCCGAGTTGTATAAATTCTTCTTTGTAAATACTGCacattacagtatataaaaaagCATAGAAGCATTTTGTGATACCGTTTCATCTTATTTACTTTACATTGAAGTGACAGAGGGTGAGCCCCTTCACGGATTTAATGACAAAACTTTAAGAATTAATTTGGATGATCAAAATCCAAAAGCGTGTGTATGCTTCTTCAAGGCT
This window contains:
- the rpe gene encoding ribulose-phosphate 3-epimerase, which codes for MAYSAKIGPSILSSDLSCLGSECVRMMECGADYLHLDVMDGHFVPNITFGHPMVECLRKSVGQDPFFDMHMMVSRPEQWVKPMAAAGANQYTFHIEATTNPGNLIKEIKESGMKVGLAIKPGTTVEELAPWANLIDMALVMTVEPGFGGQKFMEDMMPKVSWLRSQFPSLDIEVDGGVGPDSIHKCAEAGANMIVSGSAVIGSDDPRSVIALLRTVVAEAIQKRSLDR